The following coding sequences lie in one Girardinichthys multiradiatus isolate DD_20200921_A chromosome 13, DD_fGirMul_XY1, whole genome shotgun sequence genomic window:
- the LOC124879308 gene encoding zinc finger protein 271-like isoform X1 translates to MSPVQPQRETIDEQLTPAEETFTEFKGIIVKTEEELDGQRRLLDFSRIPLIILHRIDFSQYYVCKEEGVPTELSNQEGNSTLNQDGSEPLQIKQEQEELEHQQFKVEDEELCISQDKEQLVPKQETDNILMTPSNVQITHNETEPNWNQLIFQASPEVDNHDQDPGEKRDEEQKQNDRCQKPKQQKGAADSMTQNMHRKTHPDQSIYSCTICDKIFFTNCHLTRHMRSHTGEKRFTCTKCGKGYTERSSLTYHMRTHTDEKPFSCVTCKKCFRNRSCLKSHMRTHTGEKPFSCVTCKKCFRNSSHLARHMRTHSSERPFRCVICEKRFRDKIVLTIHMRIHTGELPFSCTICEKRFTSRSNLSSHTRSHTGKKPFSCITCEKRFTSRGSLTCHMRTHTGETPFSCTTCEKRFTRRSSLTSHERSHTGEMPFSCTTCEKRFTSKGNLTSHMRSHTCEKPFSCVTCEKRFCQKNLLTIHMRTHTGEQPFPCTICGKRFTRRVNLTCHMRIHSGEKPFPCTICEKKFNSRSGLTSHMRSHTAGKPFSCITCGKGFSKKNLLTIHTRSHTGEQPFPCTTCEKRFTSRGNLTCHMRIHTGEQPFPCTTCGKRFTSRASLTCHMRIHTGEKPFSCTTCKKRFISRGTLTRHMRTHTDVKPFLCVTCKKCFRNRSDLTCHMRTHTGEKRFTCAKCGKGYIERSSLTYHMRIHTGEKPFSCVTCKKPFRNSSHLARHMRTHTGEQPFSCTVCEKRLNSQSDLTRHMRIHTGEQPFPCPTCEKRFTSRGNLNCHMRIHTGEKRFSCTTCEKRFTSRCSLTSHLRSHTGEKPFSCITCEKHFRNKNLVTIHMRTHTGEQPFPCTTCGKRFSSRGNLTIHMRIHTGEKPFSCTTCKKWFKSKGNLSRHMRTHTDEKPFSCTTCEKGSPVEAI, encoded by the exons ATGTCTCCAGTTCAGCCCCAGAGAGAGACGATCGACGAGCAGTTAactcctgctgaagaaacattCACTGAGTTTAAAGGAATCATCGTCAAGACCGAGGAAGAGCTCGATGGTCAGCGCAGACTGCTGGATTTCAGCCGGATTCCCCTGATAATTTTACACAGAATAG ATTTCTCTCAATATTATGTATGTAAAGAGGAGGGGGTTCCTACTGAGCTCAGCAACCAGGAGGGGAACTCCACTTTAAATCAAGACGGATCAGAACCTCTGCAGATCAAACAGGAGCAAGAGGAACTGGAACATCAACAGTTCAAAGTGGAAGATGAGGAACTCTGCATCAGTCAGGATAAAGAGCAGCTTGTGCCAAAACAGGAGACTGATAACATTTTGATGACTCCTTCTAATGTGCAAATAACCCACAATGAAACAGAACCAAACTGGAACCAACTCATCTTTCAGGCCTCTCCTGAAGTTGACAACCATGATCAAGACCCTGGAGAAAAGAGAGATGAagagcagaaacaaaatgataGATGCCAGAAACCCAAACAGCAGAAAGGAGCTGCCGACAGTATGACACAAAATATGCACAGGAAAACTCACCCAGACCAAAGTATATATTCCTGTACAATTTGTGACAAAATCTTTTTTACAAACTGTCACTTGACTAGACACATGAGATCTCACACAGGTGAAAAGCGTTTCACATGTACGAAGTGTGGAAAAGGTTACACTGAAAGAAGTAGTTTAACTTATCATATGAGAACCCACACAGAcgagaagcctttctcatgtgtgacatgtaaaaaatgtttcagaaacagatcttgtttaaaaagtcacatgagaactcacacaggtgagaagcctttctcatgtgtgacgtgtaaaaaatgtttcagaaacagTTCTCATTTGGCACGTCACATGAGAACTCACTCAAGTGAAAGGCCGTTTAGGTGTGTTATTTGTGAAAAACGTTTCAGAGATAAAATCGTTTTAACTattcacatgagaattcacacggGTGAGCTGCCTTTCTCATGTACAATCTGTGAAAAAAGGTTCACCAGTCGAAGCAATTTAAGTAGTCACACAAGAAGTCACACAGGTaagaagcctttctcatgtattaCTTGTGAAAAAAGGTTCACCAGTAGAGGCAGTTTAACTTgtcacatgagaactcacacaggtgagacgcctttctcatgtacaacctgtgaaaaaaggtttactCGTCGAAGCAGTTTAACTAGTCATGAAAGAAGTCACACAGGCGAGATGCCTTTCTCATGTACAACCTGCGAAAAACGGTTTACCAGTAAAGGTAATTTAACTAGTCACATGAGAAGTCACACATGTGAAAAGCCTTTCTCATGTGTAACTTGTGAAAAACGTTTTTgtcagaaaaaccttttaactattcatatgagaactcacacaggtgagCAGCCTTTCCCATGTACAATCTGTGGAAAAAGATTCACCAGAAGAGTCAATTTAACTTGTCACATGAGAATTCACtcaggtgagaagcctttccCATGTACaatctgtgaaaaaaagtttaatagtCGAAGCGGTTTAACTAGTCACATGAGAAGTCACACAGCTGGGAAGCCTTTCTCTTGTataacttgtggaaaaggtttcagtaagaaaaaccttttaactaTTCACACCAGAAGTCACACAGGCGAGCAGCCTTTCCCATGTACGACCTGTGAAAAAAGGTTCACCAGTAGAGGCAATTTAACATgtcacatgagaattcacacaggtgaGCAGCCTTTCCCATGTACGACCTGTGGAAAACGGTTCACCAGTAGAGCCAGTTTAACTTgtcacatgagaattcacacaggtgagaagcctttctcatgtacaACCTGTAAAAAAAGGTTCATCAGTAGAGGCACTTTGACCCgtcacatgagaactcacacagaTGTGAAGCCTTTCTTATGTGTGacctgtaaaaaatgttttagaaacagatctgatttaacatgtcacatgagaactcacacgGGTGAAAAACGTTTCACATGTGCGAAGTGTGGAAAGGGTTACATTGAGAGAAGTAGTTTAACTTatcacatgagaatccacacaggcgagaagcctttctcatgtgTGACCTGTAAAAAACCCTTCAGAAACAGTTCTCATTTGGCACGacacatgagaactcacacaggtgagCAGCCTTTCTCATGTACAGTGTGTGAAAAAAGGTTAAATAGTCAAAGCGATTTAACTAggcacatgagaatccacacaggggAACAGCCTTTTCCATGTCCAACCTGTGAAAAAAGGTTCACCAGTAGAGGCAATTTAAATTgtcacatgagaattcacacaggtgagaagcgtTTCTCATGTACAACCTGTGAAAAAAGGTTCACCAGTCGATGCAGTTTAACTAGTCACTTGAGAAGTCACACAGGTGAAAAGCCTTTCTCGTGTATTActtgtgaaaaacatttccgTAACAAAAACCTTGTAACTAttcacatgagaactcacacaggtgagCAGCCTTTCCCATGTACGACCTGTGGGAAAAGGTTCTCCAGTAGAGGCAATTTAACTattcacatgagaattcacacaggtgagaagcctttctcatgtacaACCTGTAAAAAATGGTTCAAAAGTAAAGGCAATTTGAGTCgtcacatgagaactcacacagatgagaagcctttctcatgtacgACTTGTGAAAAAGGCTCACCAGTAGAGGCAATTTAG
- the LOC124879308 gene encoding zinc finger protein 271-like isoform X2: protein MSPVQPQRETIDEQLTPAEETFTEFKGIIVKTEEELDGQRRLLDFSRIPLIILHRIDFSQYYVCKEEGVPTELSNQEGNSTLNQDGSEPLQIKQEQEELEHQQFKVEDEELCISQDKEQLVPKQETDNILMTPSNVQITHNETEPNWNQLIFQASPEVDNHDQDPGEKRDEEQKQNDRCQKPKQQKGAADSMTQNMHRKTHPDQSIYSCTICDKIFFTNCHLTRHMRSHTGEKRFTCTKCGKGYTERSSLTYHMRTHTDEKPFSCVTCKKCFRNRSCLKSHMRTHTGEKPFSCVTCKKCFRNSSHLARHMRTHSSERPFRCVICEKRFRDKIVLTIHMRIHTGELPFSCTICEKRFTSRSNLSSHTRSHTGKKPFSCITCEKRFTSRGSLTCHMRTHTGETPFSCTTCEKRFTRRSSLTSHERSHTGEMPFSCTTCEKRFTSKGNLTSHMRSHTCEKPFSCVTCEKRFCQKNLLTIHMRTHTGEQPFPCTICGKRFTRRVNLTCHMRIHSGEKPFPCTICEKKFNSRSGLTSHMRSHTAGKPFSCITCGKGFSKKNLLTIHTRSHTGEQPFPCTTCEKRFTSRGNLTCHMRIHTGEQPFPCTTCGKRFTSRASLTCHMRIHTGEKPFSCTTCKKRFISRGTLTRHMRTHTDVKPFLCVTCKKCFRNRSDLTCHMRTHTGEKRFTCAKCGKGYIERSSLTYHMRIHTGEKPFSCVTCKKPFRNSSHLARHMRTHTGEQPFSCTVCEKRLNSQSDLTRHMRIHTGEQPFPCPTCEKRFTSRGNLNCHMRIHTGEKRFSCTTCEKRFTSRCSLTSHLRSHTGEKPFSCITCEKHFRNKNLVTIHMRTHTGEQPFPCTTCGKRFSSRGNLTIHMRIHTGEKPFSCTTCKKWFKSKGNLSRHMRTHTDEKPFSCTTCEKGSPVEAI, encoded by the exons ATGTCTCCAGTTCAGCCCCAGAGAGAGACGATCGACGAGCAGTTAactcctgctgaagaaacattCACTGAGTTTAAAGGAATCATCGTCAAGACCGAGGAAGAGCTCGATGGTCAGCGCAGACTGCTGGATTTCAGCCGGATTCCCCTGATAATTTTACACAGAATAG ATTTCTCTCAATATTATGTATGTAAAGAGGAGGGGGTTCCTACTGAGCTCAGCAACCAGGAGGGGAACTCCACTTTAAATCAAGACGGATCAGAACCTCTGCAGATCAAACAGGAGCAAGAGGAACTGGAACATCAACAGTTCAAAGTGGAAGATGAGGAACTCTGCATCAGTCAGGATAAAGAGCAGCTTGTGCCAAAACAGGAGACTGATAACATTTTGATGACTCCTTCTAATGTGCAAATAACCCACAATGAAACAGAACCAAACTGGAACCAACTCATCTTTCAGGCCTCTCCTGAAGTTGACAACCATGATCAAGACCCTGGAGAAAAGAGAGATGAagagcagaaacaaaatgataGATGCCAGAAACCCAAACAGCAGAAAGGAGCTGCCGACAGTATGACACAAAATATGCACAGGAAAACTCACCCAGACCAAAGTATATATTCCTGTACAATTTGTGACAAAATCTTTTTTACAAACTGTCACTTGACTAGACACATGAGATCTCACACAGGTGAAAAGCGTTTCACATGTACGAAGTGTGGAAAAGGTTACACTGAAAGAAGTAGTTTAACTTATCATATGAGAACCCACACAGAcgagaagcctttctcatgtgtgacatgtaaaaaatgtttcagaaacagatcttgtttaaaaagtcacatgagaactcacacaggtgagaagcctttctcatgtgtgacgtgtaaaaaatgtttcagaaacagTTCTCATTTGGCACGTCACATGAGAACTCACTCAAGTGAAAGGCCGTTTAGGTGTGTTATTTGTGAAAAACGTTTCAGAGATAAAATCGTTTTAACTattcacatgagaattcacacggGTGAGCTGCCTTTCTCATGTACAATCTGTGAAAAAAGGTTCACCAGTCGAAGCAATTTAAGTAGTCACACAAGAAGTCACACAGGTaagaagcctttctcatgtattaCTTGTGAAAAAAGGTTCACCAGTAGAGGCAGTTTAACTTgtcacatgagaactcacacaggtgagacgcctttctcatgtacaacctgtgaaaaaaggtttactCGTCGAAGCAGTTTAACTAGTCATGAAAGAAGTCACACAGGCGAGATGCCTTTCTCATGTACAACCTGCGAAAAACGGTTTACCAGTAAAGGTAATTTAACTAGTCACATGAGAAGTCACACATGTGAAAAGCCTTTCTCATGTGTAACTTGTGAAAAACGTTTTTgtcagaaaaaccttttaactattcatatgagaactcacacaggtgagCAGCCTTTCCCATGTACAATCTGTGGAAAAAGATTCACCAGAAGAGTCAATTTAACTTGTCACATGAGAATTCACtcaggtgagaagcctttccCATGTACaatctgtgaaaaaaagtttaatagtCGAAGCGGTTTAACTAGTCACATGAGAAGTCACACAGCTGGGAAGCCTTTCTCTTGTataacttgtggaaaaggtttcagtaagaaaaaccttttaactaTTCACACCAGAAGTCACACAGGCGAGCAGCCTTTCCCATGTACGACCTGTGAAAAAAGGTTCACCAGTAGAGGCAATTTAACATgtcacatgagaattcacacaggtgaGCAGCCTTTCCCATGTACGACCTGTGGAAAACGGTTCACCAGTAGAGCCAGTTTAACTTgtcacatgagaattcacacaggtgagaagcctttctcatgtacaACCTGTAAAAAAAGGTTCATCAGTAGAGGCACTTTGACCCgtcacatgagaactcacacagaTGTGAAGCCTTTCTTATGTGTGacctgtaaaaaatgttttagaaacagatctgatttaacatgtcacatgagaactcacacgGGTGAAAAACGTTTCACATGTGCGAAGTGTGGAAAGGGTTACATTGAGAGAAGTAGTTTAACTTatcacatgagaatccacacaggcgagaagcctttctcatgtgTGACCTGTAAAAAACCCTTCAGAAACAGTTCTCATTTGGCACGacacatgagaactcacacaggtgagCAGCCTTTCTCATGTACAGTGTGTGAAAAAAGGTTAAATAGTCAAAGCGATTTAACTAggcacatgagaatccacacaggggAACAGCCTTTTCCATGTCCAACCTGTGAAAAAAGGTTCACCAGTAGAGGCAATTTAAATTgtcacatgagaattcacacaggtgagaagcgtTTCTCATGTACAACCTGTGAAAAAAGGTTCACCAGTCGATGCAGTTTAACTAGTCACTTGAGAAGTCACACAGGTGAAAAGCCTTTCTCGTGTATTActtgtgaaaaacatttccgTAACAAAAACCTTGTAACTAttcacatgagaactcacacaggtgagCAGCCTTTCCCATGTACGACCTGTGGGAAAAGGTTCTCCAGTAGAGGCAATTTAACTattcacatgagaattcacacaggtgagaagcctttctcatgtacaACCTGTAAAAAATGGTTCAAAAGTAAAGGCAATTTGAGTCgtcac